The Mytilus galloprovincialis chromosome 4, xbMytGall1.hap1.1, whole genome shotgun sequence genome contains a region encoding:
- the LOC143073406 gene encoding uncharacterized protein LOC143073406 produces the protein MMIISVELKCVTLILLSNILCLFVIAIGFDDDHAEILNKLKSDFRNVRHTNQYAVLYVPPPNAQRGRVNYVPRTPQILQGNVIVPEVDSTNRNRYPQNYAGSTVDLNGAVYGNMMHRTRGHTIHTEDLSLNLVYPAMQNWYNENFRGSTIRAVYLYTHFLPCPRCFDIIQNFVRTTGVRLYVGYTDLFGGMREGGNPNLERDTRQRRNNINNFLNDNMGRLLQVADRGICHQPGIGGRTVRDISDICKTTEEMLVIAMDFTSGKAQVWFNGFNPDYNGWVALLDKNNKRLTWEYTYSKTTGKITFNQYFENGAYIQYWQDNKNMIRQSYPWKDCGFEFIELNKLPYTVQNPAIFAAIKLTMMGDYPTVLIKKSRYYTPNSYDWVMIQTLAQIGTKSYQTWNWISKFTHQSDYFYYQFSLGSQFADGFRAKYVFYDGIAYRYEGFYDNASPIWTPGGCQGGA, from the coding sequence ATGATGATTATATCTGTGGAATTAAAATGTGTTACATTAATATTGCTTTCcaatattttgtgtttatttgttataGCGATAGGTTTTGATGATGATCATGCAGAAATTCTAAACAAACTAAAAAGTGATTTTAGGAATGTTCGACACACAAATCAATATGCTGTCTTATATGTACCACCACCAAATGCTCAACGTGGACGTGTCAATTATGTTCCAAGAACGCCTCAAATTTTACAGGGCAATGTTATCGTACCAGAAGTTGATAGCACCAATAGAAATCGATATCCCCAAAACTATGCGGGCTCAACTGTGGATTTAAACGGCGCTGTATACGGTAACATGATGCACCGAACAAGAGGTCATACCATTCACACTGAAGATCTAAGTTTAAATCTTGTTTATCCAGCCATGCAGAACTGGTACAATGAAAATTTTAGAGGTAGCACTATCAGAGCTGTTTATCTATATACTCATTTTCTACCTTGTCCAAGATGCTTTGATATCATCCAAAACTTCGTTAGAACTACTGGGGTTCGTTTATATGTTGGATACACTGATCTTTTTGGAGGTATGAGAGAAGGTGGCAACCCGAATCTTGAGCGTGATACGAGACAAAGACGAAACAACATCAATAACTTTTTAAATGACAATATGGGCCGACTGTTGCAAGTTGCTGATCGAGGGATATGTCACCAACCGGGTATTGGAGGCCGGACTGTTAGAGATATTTCGGATATTTGCAAAACTACTGAAGAAATGCTTGTTATTGCGATGGACTTTACCAGTGGTAAAGCACAGGTGTGGTTTAATGGTTTCAACCCTGATTACAATGGATGGGTAGCTCtgcttgataaaaacaataaacgtTTGACATGGGAATACACTTATAGTAAAACAACTGGTAAGATCACctttaatcaatattttgaaaatggaGCCTATATACAATATTGGCAAGATAACAAGAATATGATTCGACAGTCTTATCCTTGGAAAGACTGCGGATTTGAATTCATCGAACTCAACAAGCTGCCATACACAGTACAAAATCCAGCTATTTTTGCAGCGATCAAACTTACAATGATGGGTGATTATCCAACCGTATTGATAAAGAAGTCAAGGTACTACACACCGAATTCATATGATTGGGTAATGATTCAAACCCTTGCCCAGATTGGTACTAAAAGTTATCAGACATGGAATTGGATTTCTAAATTCACACATCAATCTGACTACTTTTACTATCAGTTTTCTCTCGGTAGTCAGTTCGCAGATGGTTTCAGGGCAAAATACGTTTTCTATGATGGCATTGCATATCGATACGAGGGATTTTATGACAATGCATCGCCAATCTGGACTCCTGGGGGGTGCCAAGGTGGCGCCTAG